The stretch of DNA acacacacacatgagggaaagacagatacacacacgtgtaagggagacacacacacgtaggagaaacagacagatgtCTTCGACACTCAAAAAAACGTCTCAGACGCACacaggagaatgtgtgtgtgtgtgcgtgtggtgctGACCGAGATCTCTCCTCGTTCTCGTAGCCCAGGATGATGTACTCCTCGTTGGCGgcgagaggaggacagaggcacCCCGAGTTGTAGTAGAGGGTCACCGTGTCTCTGGGGATGTTGACCAGCGAGGACTTAAGCACGTCGCGCACCTCCACGATGGCGCTCAGATCGTGGCTCCTGCTGCGGATCTCCTTGACGCGCGCCCGGATCACTAGGAATCATCCGGGAGAGTCACTTCCACATAACTCACTTGACGCCACGCTGGTTCATTCGCGGCTTGGGATTCATTTACACCGCGGCCGATTGATTTAAGGCACAGTAAATACTCATTCGCCGGCCCGTATGTCACGCTGACTGATTTGTTTGACAGGGACGTATTTCCCTCGAATCACTTCGTTCTCTAGCTCTgctttctcttttccctccctccggagctctctctctcccttcgtaactctctctctctctctctctcccttcgtaactctctctctctccctctctctccctctctctctctctctctctctctctctctctctctctcccttcgtaactctctctctctgtctctctctctccctctctctctctctctctctctctctcgctctctctctctctctctctctctctctctctctctctctctctctcgctctctctccctcttgaaCCCGTTCACACTCCCTCTGGTTCTGTGGACGACATCGTAAAGAGGACTCACCGTAGTTGTAGTTGTTCTTTAAGTAGGTTTTGAGACCTAGTCTGACTGTCTTGCACTTGCAGCGATCTGAAACGACACATAACAAACAGTTGAGCAAAACGTTTTGACCCCCAAAATCGAATCATGTCCTCaatcgaacacacacacactgtgaaacCACAAAAAAGAAAGCTTAGGCCATCTCTAACCACAGGTCTCAGTCCTTGATGGAAGGACTTCAACAGGAATCTAAAAGTAATTCAAAAGCCTTTTGAAACTGAACAGAACTGTAACTGACTCGGCTTGAAGTGTCACTTAGTCAGCATCCTTTTACCTCCGTTggttcctttgcagtggacgttgTGGGAGTCCATGGGGAAGTCAGGGGTCGACTCTGCACAGAACAAGCATGATAGTGACACCCAGGTCAGCATGGAGCAATACTGAGGTAACACAGTCAGGGTTCCAACATGGGTTAGCCTACGCATCTGGTTCTCTCACCTGGAGAGCACCTGGACGGGTCCTGGTAGTATGGGTTGtctgaggaaaagagaggaatgATTTATACCAGCAGTACTAACAGTCAGAAGTAACAGACAAATCTGGAGAAACCGACTTTACTGTCCTACCGGGTCCTTCAGCTTTCACGATAGCCTCGGGGGAGATGCACACTCCTCGGTCGTATACCGGCAGGTCCTCGCAGGCCAGACTTTCGGGCCAGGTGTGGTTGTACCGTTTCATAACCGGCTCGCAGCCGCACTTGGCCCGCTCACACACCGACTTGCAGGGCTTGATCGGATCGTGCTGGAAGTCTATGGTGCAGATAGGCGCGTACATGGCACACAGGAAAAAGAGAAGATCCGCGCTGCACCCAGTGCCAAGTAGACCCTCGAACTGCTCTATGGCCAGGACGGCGTTAGCCTGGGTGCTGTGGTGGAGGTGGTTCGGCATCTTGGTCATGTTCCACGGCATGGACCGGCAGAGCGGGATCCGGATGGGCTCGCACGCCGCGGCCGAGGCGCGAGGCACCCCGAACATACAGGTAACGGCGAGGAACGAGATGTAGAGCTTGTAAGAAAACATTGTTGATAGATTCACACAGGTGTCTCCAAAACTGCAAAACAGTCGTCTCACTTCAATGACCTGGTTATACAAACTGATGCGGAGCAATTCAATGCGCAATCGTAAAAACAGAACGCTGCTGCGTAAAGTTCGAGTTAATCTACCCAAACAGGCACCAACTTTGCGTCACGTTGAAAAACAATTGAAAGCATAAGAGGAAAATTCattttttcaaataaaaaacGTGTATGTCTGAAATCTCAAAGTTGTAGATTCCAACACGCTTCGCTGTTTGGCTTATTCCACTGGCGCGCGTGTTCTCATTGTGGACGGAGCAGACGGGATGGGCGGCACGAGCACTTCTCCGGTTTGCGCTGCAGTGGTTTGCTCGCCGCTCGCGGGAGTGACCTCACTCTGCGGGACCAGCTTTTTTCTACTCGTGCACCTTCCCCCTTGAGCCTCGTGCACGTTCCCTCTCCAGCCCACCTCCACAAACTCGTTGTACTGTGTGGTCGGTCTACTCGTTCCTTAGACTTCTTCGCGAAAGGACACGTGTTTTATTACAttctgacaacaacaaaaaaagttacGAAATCCTCAGTACACCACAGGAGGCAGCTTTAATCAGGCCAGAAGCTAGCCAAAGTTCTCCATGCCCCAAGTGGgagcagagaagcagagaagccGAGGCTACAGCGCCCGCTTATTAACGACTGGCTTGCGAGCAGATAGGGCAGGTGTGAATTGACGTTGTTGACACAGTCGTCAAGAGACAAAGAGCTTGTGGAGGAATGAACAGAATGATTAGggctatgggggggggggggggggggggggtggtgtgtgtattATCATCCttgggtggggctggtggtgggaaGGGGTGAGGGTTGTGGCCAAGGTGGTTTGGACCCACCCAGCTATGATAAAGAGGATGATATGGTCGTAGGTTAGCAGCCCAAAATGCTATTCTCAGACGGAGAGGTTTGGTTTTAATGGCAGGACTTTTGGTCGAGGAGGTTCCTGTACTAGTGGGCAGCTGGCCTTGAATATTGGTCAAACTGCTATCAAAATATCCCTCTTGGAGTGGCTGTCTTCATGGCCACCACCAACTGTCCggtgaagaggggggagggggaggggaggttgtggtggaggggggttggggtgagggggttgatgtgtgtgtgatgtcagtgggTAGCGCAGAAGTGGTCCTGCAAGGCTGACTTCCTTACCAATATTTAGACAGTTAAAAACAGCCATGAATACTTCACCCTGTGGGGAGTTCTGTGGGCTGCATACCAAAATATAGCTCCAGGCAACTCCCATGTCCAGGTCCTTGGGTTCTGAACGGACAGAACTACAACAGACTCAACTCAACACCACTGGAAGCAGACCCAACACCACCCCCAGACCCAACTCCACAGCTAGACCCGTGGCCTAAAATAGTCGCTGAGGTGTATTTTTGACCTCCCGACGAGATCTCCAAATTGTAAACAATAAAAGAGGCTTCTCGTGTCTTGGTTAGAAAGAACAGTAAAATCTGTCGGTCTGGAGTCACCGACAGCAGCTGAATCGGAACATCAAACGATCTGGCGGGGTACTGAGTGGTTAGAGCCTGGCGCTCATTCCCATTTGAATACGGTTGAACACACTCCCACAAGCTGTTAGAAGaagacacgctcacacacacacacacaagactggacacgcacacacacacacaagactggTTCTCATTAAGTTCAGACTGCCTCAGTGGAATAGTTGAGGCATCAAGACAAGACGTACATCAGATCTACACTTCACTCCACACTCCGACAAATATTACCATCTGGGACTCTCCACAATATTTAGTTACTAGTCACTTAGACCAAAGCAGTTAAAGATGCTGTGCTTTGCACAGTTTGGCAGAACATTCAAAGAAGCACAAGTCTCGTGGATACACATAACGAGGTCCAGGCTAAAGACAGATCGACTATGTAGCGAAATTCAACAACAACTTTCTCACGTTGTGAATCCTTTGATTCGATTCCTTTCTTCCGTGATGTGTTTTCAACAGTTCCAGTTTATCCTCCGAGGTCTCTCCTAGACTCCTTCGTCCTAGTCCCTCACCGCCTTCTGACATCTCATTGGCGGAGGAGGTCTGAGGCCCCTCCCTCCAGAGCGTTTCCTCcaatgtgtgtgtagaaggaAGTGAGAAATGGTGGGCTGTGGAGAACCTCAAAGGGGAGACAGGACTCCAGGGGCTCTGAGGAACTTAACAACCAAGGAACCGTCTTATTGCGCAAATCGGTTTGAACAATAGAGAAACTGCCAACCACAATCAGTGTGAGAACAGGAACTTTGAGTTTAATTCCACCCTGGTCATCTGGCCTTCTTCTGTTATCTTTACCAGGGTGTGTGTACAAGAGGGGTGACTCTGGCTTTCCATTAACCAGAGCCCATTGCGGTCTCCAGCAGCATGTAGGATTCAAAAAcagtggacaggacacacgcACAGATATACAAACCTGAGAATGAGCAGTCTAATAACAGTATTGCTGTGGTCTCGCACATTTATCCTGCTCCAGCCAACAGGGGTTTGCTAAACTAAGCTACCGATACTTACTCTGGGCCATTAGTTTAACCACTCTGGTATAAACTAGCTGAGTCACCTGTCAGGGTTCTATGGGCTAAACCATAAACTGCCAATCTAAATGCattaaagtatgtgtgtgtgcgtgagagagagagtgagagagagtgaatgcAAGCAAGAGAGCATTACAGCATTCTTTAATCAATTCTGCGTCCCAACTGAATCAGTGGGTGGTTTGGTTCGATATGTGGCAGAGTAAATCTCAGCTTTGtgctgggatgtgtgtgtgtgcatgtgtgttcttataaacgtgtgtgtgtgtgtgtgtctttaagaCATGTATGTCTAGTAGAGTTATGAGACTGTGGATGGGTCACCAGAAGCTTCAGCCTCACTGATTACTGAGGTCGTTTATAAGAGGCTGGAGAGGTTTGCAGACGTTCAAATAGACTGGGAGAGACCGGAGTAGACTGAGACAGACCGACTAAAGAgactggagggatgagagaagcTGGAGTGGACGAGAAAGACTGGAGAGGTGAGTATATGCTATTTGGCCCACcaaaccctccacccccctaacTTCCTGTTCCAAGGGGAAGCCCACCTTCCTAACTTCCTGTTCCAAGGTgaagccctccacctccctaactaacttcctgttccaaggtgaagccctccacctccctaacttcctgttccaaggggaagccctccacctccctaacTAACTTCCTGTTCCAAGGGGAAGCTCACCTTCCTAACTTCCTGTTCCAAGGGGAAGCCCTCCACCTCCTTAACTAACTTCCTGTTCCAAGGGgaagccctccacctccctaacTTCTTGTTCCAAGGGgaagccctccacctccctaactaacttcctgttccaaggggaagccctccacctccctaacTTCTTGTTCCAAGGGgaagccctccacctccctaactaacttcctgttccaaggggaagccctccatctccctaactaacttcctgttccaaggggaagccctccacctccctaacTTCCTGTTCCAAGGGGAAGCCCACCTTCCTAACTTCCTGTTCCAAGGGGAAGCCCCCCACCTCCCTAACTAACTTCCTGTTCCAAGGGgaagccctccacctccctaacTTCCTGTTCCAAGGGGAAGCCGTCCACCTACCTAACTTCCTGTTGCAAGGGgaagccctccacctccctaacTAACTTCCTGTTCCAAGGGGAAGCCCTCCACCTCCCATCCATCTGACATGGCTGGCCTAGTGCTTTCTGGGATACAGGGACTTTCCATCGTATTTCTGTCACCGAGCCGGCCTTCCAACTCATCAGGGAAAAGTGAGGAAGAGAACACTTGgagcagaggggaagagagcggagtcttagacacacacacatgtgaactgacccatatgcagacacacacattatcacacacgaacacacacataaacacacaacctTCAATATTTCAACACGCCTGTCACCCAGTTTAACCGCAGTTCATGTTTAACCAAGTTACTGGCTAGCAGGAGGATTTTCAGTGGAAAAAGAAGAGGTGCTGGCCAATAGCAAAGCTCTCACTGGTGGGAAAGACGTTTGACCCGACAATAAGGCAGAGAAAAAAACTGCTCAGATATTAAAACATTATTCAGAAACTCATGAAACGTCCGTGTTTATCAAGCCTCCCCTGACCTAAACCCtgacccccctccatcctcttcctcctcccctcccacgcTGCAATATCATAAATTCAGAGGTGGAAgctggggtgtgtgtctgtgtgtgtttgtgtgtgggggggggcagtaggAGGAGAGGCCTGAAgggggggcaggaacagagGCCTGGTGTGTGGAGGAACACAGCAGGGAGACGATGAAGACCTTCTCCATGAATACTGAATCAAAAGGAAACCCTTCAAAACACCACGAGAGCCTGGTTGTGGACGAACAGTGTGGCTCAGAAAGTCACTGATGCTGCATTCTCCTGTGAAAACACATCAAGCAGCCGCGCCTTACCCGTGATGTCTCTGACCGAGACATAGCACTCCGCTTTAGCCGCCACCTGAAATCTTACCATTTATTAGGTTTCGATGAGTGCCGTGAAATAACACGCTACTAAGTGATTGGTTAGGAGACgaggataatgatgatgatgatggttgaATGCCCAGGCCTTGTTCCCGGCATTCCTTGCCCTCTCCTTCGTCAACATGGTTCCTGTTAGTGGCGCACACGGAACACGCCACCGCTAGCCTCTGGACACGCAGCCTCCCCTCGGCCTCTCACCACAGCTGATTAGGAATCAgataccaaactgattttcggaCTCCAATTGCTTTCAGATGTGAAGGGAAGCGTTTGCATGTGAGGGACTGCTGAACGCCGGCCAACGCTGCTTTCACACACTCTGTGGGCCCTAGGGAAGCAGCCACCAATTAGAATCCTCGGAACCGTTGGAAAAACATTCCTAACCTTCTGTCAgtgctggaactggggctgcggaggagggggggaggaagggggaggaagggggaggagaggagcccgggaggaggagaggtgaacgCGAGGAGAAACactgggagagacaggagaggcggaggaggagagggggctgggtggtggCGAGGGGGGAAGAGGCGAGGAGCTGAGCTGAGGAAGGCCAGCCTGGAGGAGAACGGCAGCCGGCTGGATCATCCTTCCCCAGCTCTGCTCGACTGCTCATCTCACCCACCATGGAGAGGGAACAGAGACAACAAACCTATTACCTTCTCAGAagaagggtgcgtgtgtgtgtgtgtgtgtttagtcagCTACTCCTCAGGAGTGAAGGGTGTGTTCCTTGaccacaaacgcacacaaacacacacacacgcgcgcgtaaACACACATTCCGGCATTCAAAACTAATTTTCTTCAGATTAAAGGGGGACTGTGTGACATAGCAGAGAGCTTAtccagccccagcagcagctcctgTAGAGGAGGGGCCCTGGCACCCTGCCGGCTGCATTAGAGCTGAATTAGGCCCTGATGAAACCCAAACACCAGCAGTGGGGAGGCCATGAGGCAGCTTATCCTGACAGGCCtcacagagagactacagaccaggacaccagtctgacagactgatagacagactacagaccaggacaccagtctgacagagagactacagaccaggacaccagtctgagagacagactacagaccaggacaccagtctgacagagagactacagaccaagacaccagtctgacagagagactacagaccaggacaccagcctgacagactgatagacagactacagaccaggacaccagtctgacagagagactacagaccaggacaccagtctgacagactacagaccaggacaccaGTTTGAGAGACTGATAGACAgactacagaccaggacaccagtctgacagactgatagacagactacagaccagaacaccagtctgacagacagactaCAGAGCAGGACAccagtctgacagacagacagactacagaccaggacaccaATCtgacagagagactacagaccaggacaccagtctgacagactgactacagaccaggacaccagtctgacagagagactacagaccaggacaccagtctgacagagagactacagaccaggacaccaGTTTGATAGACAgactacagaccaggacaccagtctgacagagagactacagaccaggacaccaGTCTGATAGACAgactacagaccaggacaccagcctcacagagagactacagaccaggacaccagtctgacagagagactacagaccaggacaccagtctgacagacagagagactacagaccaggacaccaGTCTGATAGACAgactacagaccaggacaccagcctcacagagagactacagaccaggacaccagtctgacagagagactacagaccaggacaccagtctgacagactgacagacagactacagaccaggacaccaGTCTGACAGCACCACCTACTGAGAATCCCAAAATCCTGAGACTAAGCAGATCAACTTGCTCCGACATGCCGGTCAACTAAACTGTAGCCTTGTTTCTGTTTGTCCCTGCCCACCACACTGCTTGTGTTTGCCTCAGTGCGTctaagtgtgtttttgtgtatgcaGCGTGCATTTCTCTGTTCCTCAAGCGATTGCCAAAGGTTCAAACAACGTCAGCTTTGAATAGAAGCAACGAAAACTTCTAAAGACCTGTGCCAAACCCTCCTGTATCGTGATGCCAAGGCTGACCTGTGCTGACCTGTAGCTGAAGCTTGGTGATCTTTTACTGTGACCATAAACTGCTGTTCAAAGCTCTCTGTGCAAGATGGAAATATTCttggaaacatttttttttccaaCATAAATAAAGTGTGCAGCTGTCCAAAAGCCACGCAgagtggacagaggaagaggaaccCGCCGAGAGagggagtttgttctttgaATAAGTGAAATCCAAGCCTTCTATGGCTAAATAAATCTGTTTTATTCCTTTAAGTGCTTCGAGGCTgcccctctctggctctctcggaaccaactctctcctctccaggttcTTCTTCCTCGCATGAGAACCCATGTTGGGCtgtcttacatttagtcatttagcagacgctcttatccatagtgacttacagtaaatacagggacattcccccccgaggcaagtagggtgaagtgccttgcccaaggacacaatgtcatttggcacggcagggaatcgatccggcaacctttggattactagtccaactccctcaccgctcagctatTTGACTCCCCGTCTTCTGGGGCTCTGGCTGCTGGGAGCTCCAGGAGGTTTAGCAGGAGAAAGCCAAACATCCATGGAGAGGCTGGTTGGCCTGGAGCACATGTCACTGGTCCGCACTTCATGTCACGagtttgagtatgtgtgtgagatggcTCAATGGCACGTTTCATAAATCCGGCCTGGTCTGTGTTCCTCTGCAGGATAGGCCTACtggcacacacacttcagataAACACACAGGTTGACTCGTCAACACTGCAGCGTGTCCATGCAGTGATATGTCACCTTAGGGGTGACTTGGTAACCACTTGTTACGTTGGAGGCCTGCTGGTGCCAGATATTcagcctgctcttcctcctggtgtgtgtgtgtgtgtgtgggtgtgcttcCTCGACCACAAACGTCACTTCTGGATCGCATGCACAGCCTTACCATCCAGAGACGCAGCACTGCCAAACAGCTGTCTACCCGACACACGCACAAGCTCTGGAAAAACTGAGAGCTTTCGATATGGCATGAAAACCTCCGAGAAGAGCAACCAGACGCACACATCTGGACGAGAAGTCGGCGGGGGAAAGCAGTGAAAGTGTTGATTCCATCATGTTCCTCTGGTTTTTAGCATCCAGCCGACTGCCAGCTCACCCACAAGCCCCTGCCAAGCGAGCCAGGAAATGGAGGGGCTAGCTAGGTTGTCAGGACACGAGGATACTAGGGAACACGGCCGTTTCCCGAGGAGCCGAGTCCAGCCAcccttccagcccccccccccccccccctccggcccTGCAGAGTTCGCAGACCAACTGCCTGCCGGAggataacaaacacacacatcggaGGGAGGACATGGAGAATCTTTTTGCACAAGCCTGCTGGGCGTCTCCATCGCGTTGAGGGGTTATTTCGCGGTCTGACAGATGCGCCGGAGTACGACGGTAATTTCGCTGAGGAGATGCGTGCGTATAGCTGCTCACACAGTCGTCAGCTGTTCCTCGGCCGGCTGTTTAAATACTTCCTAAATGTGTTTTGACCTGGCAAACCCAACGGTagccttacacacacatgcaaacacacacacactcaagcacacacacactcaaacatacacacacacacacatgcacacagtctcatgcacccacacacacacacacataggcattcacacacacggagCAGAAAGGTTTGTTTTGGTGGCTGGGTGTTTTCTCAGTGGTGTGAAGGAGAGTTGGCTGTGTACAgagcagcagaggagagaagccCAGAGAGCTGAGAAAATAGTTGTTCAGCTGTGGGAACACAGAGGCTGCTCCATAAATGGCAGCGCTCTCATCTCCTTCGATCCCAACTCCTCGGCTGTCTCCTTTTCGCTTtgctgtcttctcctctcctcttctcctttcctctctcctctcctccgttcCTCTCTTCCCGTCTCCTAtcgcctcacctctcctttcccctctcctctcttcccctcctctctcttcccctctccgctcctctcctctctcttttcctctcctctcttcccctctcctctctcttcccctctccgctcctctcctctctcttttcctcccctctcttcccctctcctctcttcccctcccctctctcttttcttcccctctcctctctcttttcctcccctctcttcccctctcctctcttcccctcccctatcctctcctctcttctcctctttttccctcccctcttctctcctctctctgttcctcccctctcttcccctctcctctcttttccacctctcctttcctctctcatttcctctcctctccacttctcctttcctctcttctatcctctcctctccttccctcagatttcctctcctcattctGCCCCCAGACTAGGACCACACTTTAGTCTCTCTGAGGGACTTGTGGTCTTGGGGGGAGGGCTGATTTATTTGGGGGTGGATAAAAGGAAAGACAGTTCCTAAACCAACAGAGCTTCAAAGAGGAATATTTATTGTCATACATTTCAAATTAATCTTGCAGTAAAGTAAAGTCAGGGCCGAAGTCCTGAAAAGTCAGTGAGTCATGTTAGTGAGAGTCAGAC from Hypomesus transpacificus isolate Combined female chromosome 23, fHypTra1, whole genome shotgun sequence encodes:
- the frzb gene encoding secreted frizzled-related protein 3 — protein: MFSYKLYISFLAVTCMFGVPRASAAACEPIRIPLCRSMPWNMTKMPNHLHHSTQANAVLAIEQFEGLLGTGCSADLLFFLCAMYAPICTIDFQHDPIKPCKSVCERAKCGCEPVMKRYNHTWPESLACEDLPVYDRGVCISPEAIVKAEGPDNPYYQDPSRCSPESTPDFPMDSHNVHCKGTNGDRCKCKTVRLGLKTYLKNNYNYVIRARVKEIRSRSHDLSAIVEVRDVLKSSLVNIPRDTVTLYYNSGCLCPPLAANEEYIILGYENEERSRLLLIEGSIVQKWRDRMGRKVKRWDQVLRDQSRGSSGKGAARRGRY